The Corynebacterium qintianiae genome has a window encoding:
- a CDS encoding DUF2304 domain-containing protein, giving the protein MIQILLLVAALALAFYFFTNRKKANAKAWVKIGFVGLIAAAVWAILRPDDVTVLANWLGVDRGTDLMLYVLVVAFFFTTISTWTRFREQELRYARLARAVALQNAVRPDEASGRA; this is encoded by the coding sequence GTGATTCAAATTCTGCTCCTCGTCGCCGCGCTCGCGCTGGCCTTCTACTTTTTCACCAACCGCAAGAAGGCCAACGCGAAGGCGTGGGTGAAGATCGGTTTCGTCGGCCTCATTGCCGCCGCGGTGTGGGCGATTCTGCGCCCCGATGACGTCACTGTCCTCGCCAACTGGCTCGGCGTGGACCGCGGCACCGACCTCATGCTCTATGTGCTCGTCGTTGCGTTTTTCTTTACGACGATCTCCACGTGGACCCGCTTCCGCGAACAGGAGCTGCGCTACGCCCGCCTCGCCCGGGCGGTGGCGCTGCAGAACGCCGTCCGCCCCGACGAGGCTAGTGGCCGCGCTTGA
- a CDS encoding adenylate/guanylate cyclase domain-containing protein gives MGRIWRGFKWLWGTSWPLYAATVLGTNVFGAIAIMTFIRYFIPMAEVEQLSVTGGGLGVLGVSYFAFAVVVGIVVTFFLFRPVLEWQREPERHDPNMVRNLVMRIPTLQTAIVVAVWLIGIAIATIATSRVDARLTLVVVVSTLMACLVVALLTYVQAARLVRPIAASALARRFEDSTLEPPIKTRLYMTWFTTTALPLVGVLLLVWAQRSGFFTDAPGELMPAVAALCLTALVTGSLGTIFAIMGVVDPIKELQEAVNKVRRGESNTQVDIYDGSEIGVLQAGFNEMMRGLTERQRVRDIFGRYVGTEVAQRALEEKPELGGEDRKVAVVFVDVIGSTTFAVNHSPEEVVTALNEFFEIVVGVVHRNKGVINKFQGDAALAVFGAPTALHDATSHALQAARELRQELRGLKLQAGVGVASGHVVAGHIGGSDRFEYTVIGDAVNAAARLTDLAKDTPGRVLTNAATLRAANEVEQQRWTLMKSIELRGRKKMTQLARPVRSTLADRY, from the coding sequence GTGGGTAGAATTTGGCGCGGTTTCAAGTGGCTGTGGGGCACATCGTGGCCCCTCTACGCCGCGACCGTGCTGGGCACCAACGTCTTCGGCGCCATCGCCATCATGACGTTCATTCGCTACTTCATCCCGATGGCGGAGGTTGAACAGCTCTCCGTCACCGGCGGCGGCCTCGGTGTGCTCGGGGTGAGTTATTTCGCCTTCGCAGTCGTCGTCGGCATCGTGGTCACCTTCTTCCTATTCAGGCCCGTGCTCGAGTGGCAGCGCGAACCCGAGCGCCACGACCCGAACATGGTGCGCAACCTCGTGATGCGTATCCCCACGCTGCAGACCGCGATCGTGGTTGCCGTGTGGCTGATCGGCATCGCGATCGCCACCATCGCAACCTCGCGTGTCGACGCCCGCCTGACCCTCGTCGTCGTGGTCTCCACCCTCATGGCCTGCCTGGTGGTGGCGCTTTTGACGTACGTTCAGGCCGCCCGCCTAGTGCGCCCCATCGCCGCCTCCGCTCTGGCGCGGCGTTTCGAGGACTCGACGCTCGAGCCGCCGATCAAGACCCGCTTGTACATGACCTGGTTCACCACCACCGCCCTCCCGCTTGTCGGCGTTCTGCTGCTCGTGTGGGCGCAGCGCAGCGGCTTCTTCACCGACGCCCCCGGCGAGCTCATGCCCGCCGTTGCGGCGCTGTGTCTGACTGCCTTAGTGACGGGAAGCCTGGGAACGATCTTCGCCATCATGGGCGTGGTCGACCCGATCAAGGAGCTGCAGGAGGCGGTCAACAAAGTCCGCCGCGGCGAGTCAAACACTCAGGTGGACATCTATGACGGCTCAGAGATCGGTGTTCTTCAGGCCGGTTTCAACGAGATGATGCGCGGCCTGACCGAGCGCCAGCGGGTGCGCGACATCTTCGGCCGCTACGTGGGCACCGAGGTTGCGCAGCGCGCGTTGGAGGAGAAGCCCGAGCTGGGTGGGGAGGACCGCAAGGTGGCAGTCGTCTTCGTCGACGTCATCGGCTCTACGACCTTCGCTGTCAACCACTCCCCCGAGGAGGTTGTCACCGCGCTCAACGAGTTCTTCGAGATCGTGGTTGGTGTCGTCCACCGCAATAAGGGCGTGATCAACAAGTTCCAGGGTGACGCCGCGCTCGCGGTTTTTGGGGCCCCCACGGCGCTTCACGACGCCACCTCCCACGCACTCCAAGCCGCCCGCGAACTGCGCCAGGAGCTGCGTGGGCTCAAACTGCAGGCCGGGGTCGGTGTCGCATCCGGCCACGTCGTCGCCGGCCATATTGGCGGTTCGGACCGGTTCGAGTACACCGTGATCGGCGACGCCGTCAACGCGGCGGCCCGCCTCACCGACCTAGCCAAGGACACCCCGGGCCGCGTGCTCACTAACGCCGCGACACTTCGGGCCGCCAACGAAGTGGAGCAGCAGCGCTGGACGCTGATGAAGTCGATCGAGCTGCGCGGCCGCAAA
- a CDS encoding DUF4442 domain-containing protein: MNFWPPFLGAGIRVKEFADDGSRVVVAHKLNKLNQNAVGTAFGGTIMAMTDPFFMLASMARLGKEYSVWDVAGEVRFLKPGKGTITAVMEIPDETFELIKERTADGSKYLHWFDTEVTNEAGEAVARVRRQVYYRRRRSATDKE; the protein is encoded by the coding sequence ATGAATTTTTGGCCCCCGTTCCTCGGAGCGGGAATCCGCGTCAAGGAGTTCGCGGACGACGGCTCCCGTGTCGTGGTTGCGCACAAGCTGAACAAGCTCAACCAGAACGCCGTGGGCACCGCGTTCGGCGGAACCATCATGGCTATGACCGACCCGTTCTTCATGCTCGCCTCCATGGCCCGGCTGGGCAAGGAATACAGCGTGTGGGATGTCGCGGGCGAGGTCAGGTTCCTCAAACCCGGCAAGGGAACGATCACCGCGGTCATGGAGATCCCAGACGAGACGTTCGAGCTGATCAAGGAGAGAACTGCCGACGGCTCGAAGTACCTGCACTGGTTCGACACCGAAGTCACTAACGAGGCCGGTGAAGCGGTGGCCCGAGTCCGCCGCCAGGTGTACTACCGGCGGCGCAGATCAGCCACGGATAAGGAGTGA
- a CDS encoding S-(hydroxymethyl)mycothiol dehydrogenase — translation MSEHVTGVIAREKGSGVEVVDIVIPEPGPHDVVVKVQATGVCHTDLAYRDGDIADEFPFLLGHETAGVVDSVGDAVTHVGVGDFVVLNWRAVCGECRACRKGDVKNCFNTHNASKPMTLVDGTELTPALGIGSFAEKTLVHEKQCTKVNPEEDPAAAGLLGCGIMAGLGAAVNTGAVQRGESVAVFGLGGVGLAAVAGAALAGATTIVAVDLDQRKCDAAEERFGATHAICSKGMSEDEVIDAVRALTGGFGTDVTVDAVGIQPTWRQAFYSRDLAGRMVMVGVPNMTDHIDIPAIDMYGRGGSIKPAWYGDCLPERDFPAYVDLHMQGRFPLGEFVSERIGVSDIEQAFDKMKRGDVLRSVVEFS, via the coding sequence ATGAGTGAACACGTCACAGGAGTCATCGCCCGCGAGAAGGGCAGCGGTGTCGAAGTGGTCGACATCGTCATCCCCGAGCCGGGCCCGCACGATGTGGTGGTCAAGGTCCAGGCGACGGGCGTGTGCCACACGGATCTCGCCTACCGCGACGGTGACATCGCCGATGAGTTCCCCTTCCTGCTCGGGCACGAGACCGCAGGCGTGGTTGATTCCGTCGGCGACGCTGTGACCCACGTCGGAGTCGGTGACTTCGTCGTTCTCAACTGGCGCGCCGTGTGCGGCGAGTGCCGCGCCTGCCGCAAAGGCGACGTGAAGAATTGCTTCAACACCCATAACGCCTCCAAGCCCATGACGCTTGTCGACGGCACCGAGCTCACGCCCGCCCTCGGAATCGGGTCATTCGCCGAAAAGACGCTCGTGCACGAGAAGCAATGCACCAAGGTCAACCCCGAGGAGGATCCGGCGGCGGCCGGGTTGCTCGGCTGCGGCATCATGGCGGGTCTGGGCGCGGCGGTGAACACGGGTGCGGTGCAGCGCGGGGAATCAGTTGCCGTCTTCGGCCTCGGCGGCGTGGGCCTCGCAGCGGTCGCCGGAGCAGCGTTGGCGGGGGCGACGACGATTGTCGCCGTCGACTTGGACCAGCGCAAATGCGACGCTGCTGAGGAGCGTTTCGGTGCAACGCACGCAATCTGCTCGAAGGGAATGAGCGAGGATGAAGTGATCGACGCGGTCCGCGCCCTGACCGGCGGTTTCGGTACAGACGTTACCGTCGATGCGGTGGGAATCCAGCCAACCTGGCGCCAGGCGTTCTACTCCCGTGATCTCGCCGGCCGCATGGTAATGGTCGGTGTCCCCAACATGACGGACCACATCGACATCCCCGCCATCGACATGTACGGCCGCGGCGGGTCGATCAAGCCCGCCTGGTACGGTGATTGCCTCCCGGAGCGGGACTTTCCCGCGTATGTGGACCTGCACATGCAGGGGCGCTTCCCCCTCGGTGAGTTCGTTTCGGAGCGGATCGGTGTAAGCGATATCGAGCAGGCCTTTGACAAAATGAAGCGCGGCGACGTGCTCAGAAGCGTGGTGGAGTTCTCGTGA
- a CDS encoding MBL fold metallo-hydrolase produces the protein MTFRVENVVTSGVFRLDGGEWDVDNNVWIVGDDSEVYIIDAAHDAEAIAQAVGNRTVKGIIATHGHNDHVDAAPLLSKLVDAPVHLHPGDDMLWYDANPTEKFVEMEDAQVFRVAGTDLKVLSTPGHSPGSVVLYAEEAGELFSGDTLFQGGPGATGRSYSSFETIIDSLQKRVLDLPAETLVRTGHGDHTTIGDEAPHLEEWIKRGH, from the coding sequence GTGACATTCAGAGTCGAAAACGTTGTCACCTCGGGAGTGTTCCGCCTCGACGGCGGTGAGTGGGACGTGGATAATAACGTTTGGATCGTCGGCGACGACAGCGAGGTTTACATCATTGACGCTGCCCACGATGCCGAGGCGATTGCACAGGCCGTCGGTAACCGCACGGTCAAAGGCATCATCGCGACCCACGGCCACAACGACCACGTCGACGCCGCCCCCCTGTTGAGCAAACTTGTCGACGCCCCAGTGCACCTGCACCCGGGAGACGACATGCTCTGGTACGACGCCAACCCGACCGAGAAGTTCGTCGAGATGGAAGACGCGCAGGTCTTCCGCGTGGCGGGCACGGATCTGAAGGTGCTGTCCACGCCGGGGCATTCCCCCGGGTCAGTGGTGCTCTATGCGGAGGAAGCCGGCGAGCTGTTCTCCGGGGACACGCTTTTCCAGGGGGGTCCGGGAGCGACGGGACGTTCTTACTCGTCGTTCGAGACGATCATCGATTCGCTGCAGAAGCGCGTGCTCGACCTACCGGCGGAGACTCTTGTGCGCACCGGGCACGGAGACCACACCACGATCGGTGACGAAGCCCCGCACCTAGAGGAGTGGATCAAGCGCGGCCACTAG
- a CDS encoding GDSL-type esterase/lipase family protein: protein MTARSLRHRIAATCAAALAAVAVAQAPQAGAQERNLVIFGDSVIADPNAPQWLNGKLGLDPRGSSGVDKWCPQSPTSWGRQAAAKLGLSPWDYSCTGTTTISQGPQLYTQIDRALNDGGLNANTARVIISTGFNDTYNNDGRPDADVRRDFVNYMIPQINRIRAAAPNARIQFVGYPKITAGDRVCLFHIAPNSSDWTPFAQVERWENQAQWMQVDAARATGTEFLDLKPSTWDNNMCSPDNQRMWAGLVDFYGGPGNLPIHVNQRGHDHVSDVIAAS from the coding sequence ATGACCGCTCGATCCCTCCGCCACCGCATCGCGGCGACATGCGCCGCGGCGCTCGCTGCCGTAGCCGTAGCTCAGGCGCCGCAGGCCGGTGCGCAGGAGCGCAACCTGGTCATCTTCGGCGACTCCGTCATCGCGGACCCGAATGCGCCCCAGTGGCTCAATGGCAAGCTCGGCCTGGACCCGCGTGGTTCCTCCGGCGTGGACAAGTGGTGCCCTCAGAGCCCGACCAGCTGGGGCCGGCAGGCCGCCGCCAAGCTGGGCCTTTCCCCGTGGGACTACTCCTGCACGGGTACGACAACCATCTCCCAGGGGCCGCAGCTCTACACCCAAATCGATCGCGCGCTTAACGACGGCGGACTCAACGCCAACACCGCGCGCGTCATCATTTCGACCGGCTTCAACGACACCTACAACAACGACGGCCGCCCCGACGCCGACGTGCGCCGCGATTTTGTGAATTACATGATCCCGCAAATCAACCGCATTCGCGCCGCCGCCCCGAACGCGCGGATCCAATTCGTCGGGTACCCGAAGATCACCGCGGGAGACCGCGTCTGCCTATTCCACATCGCCCCGAATTCCTCCGACTGGACTCCTTTTGCACAGGTGGAGCGTTGGGAGAACCAGGCCCAGTGGATGCAGGTGGACGCGGCGCGCGCCACCGGTACTGAGTTCCTCGACCTCAAGCCCTCGACGTGGGACAACAACATGTGCTCCCCGGACAATCAGCGCATGTGGGCCGGCCTGGTCGACTTCTACGGTGGCCCCGGCAATCTCCCCATCCACGTGAACCAGCGCGGCCACGATCACGTGTCCGACGTCATCGCGGCATCGTAA
- a CDS encoding ArsR/SmtB family transcription factor — protein MASSQLQPLPNLTECCSLSTGPLTDAEATRYATLFKVLADPVRLQILSQLAKSGCGPISVSELTELVRLSQPTVSYHLKKLTEAGLLQKHRAGRTVTHSIRPELFAELRTVLWMG, from the coding sequence ATGGCCTCCTCCCAGCTTCAGCCCCTCCCCAACCTCACTGAGTGCTGCTCGTTGAGCACGGGTCCGCTCACTGATGCGGAGGCCACCCGCTACGCCACCCTCTTCAAGGTACTTGCAGATCCAGTTAGGCTGCAGATCCTGTCGCAGTTAGCGAAGAGCGGCTGCGGTCCAATCAGCGTCAGCGAGCTCACCGAACTCGTCAGATTGAGCCAGCCAACCGTTTCCTACCATCTGAAAAAGTTGACCGAAGCCGGCCTTCTTCAGAAACACCGCGCTGGCCGAACGGTAACCCACAGCATCCGCCCCGAGCTCTTCGCGGAGCTACGCACCGTCCTGTGGATGGGGTGA
- a CDS encoding low molecular weight phosphatase family protein, whose translation MTANPSVLFVCVGNGGKSQMAAALAAKQAGDRLRVHSAGTKPGTTLNAQSVEAIAEVGADMSQGIPKSVDPELLRRVDRTIIIGADAELELPADARGTLQRWVTDEPSERGIEGMERMRLIRDDIDARVRQLVEEILGRRAP comes from the coding sequence ATGACAGCCAACCCCTCCGTCCTTTTCGTCTGCGTCGGCAACGGCGGTAAATCGCAGATGGCTGCTGCGCTCGCCGCCAAGCAGGCCGGTGACCGCCTGCGGGTACATTCCGCCGGTACGAAACCGGGTACCACGCTCAACGCTCAGTCCGTTGAGGCCATCGCCGAGGTCGGCGCAGACATGTCTCAAGGAATTCCGAAGAGCGTTGATCCAGAACTTCTGCGGCGGGTCGACCGCACCATCATCATCGGCGCCGACGCTGAGTTGGAGTTGCCTGCCGACGCCCGCGGTACGCTTCAGCGCTGGGTGACGGATGAGCCGTCGGAACGCGGCATCGAAGGTATGGAACGGATGCGCTTAATCCGCGATGACATCGATGCCCGCGTGCGACAGCTCGTCGAAGAGATACTAGGCCGCCGGGCCCCCTAA
- a CDS encoding DNA polymerase III subunit delta', translated as MTGASVTERLADIPRVRETILRAAEAARGGEGVDTYAMAHAWLFTGPPGAGRSNTAVAFAAALVCTDPHEIGCGRCVNCRGVFSGSHTDVVRIVPEELSISVETVRGIIHQASRLPTVGAWRVIIIDEADRFSTAAADAFLKTVEEPPASTVIILSAPSTDPEDFSPTLRSRCRHVYIPAPSESEIVRILTQEEGASEDVARLAAAASLHHIGRARRLVKEKGAQVHRAQVINLAEMVFHGDEAFKAVGALIKAAENEAVASHEEADALEREKLEQALGVGAKGKGAVKALRGAASSVKKLETQQKARGTRRTRDVLDLVLVDLAGVYRDALVVQSDARVGLTHPDFEGLSAEIAQRVSREGLVACQDAIAKCREGLDQNVTPVIAFNGMLGRIRQACNVK; from the coding sequence GTGACTGGGGCTAGCGTGACGGAGCGCCTCGCGGACATTCCGCGTGTGCGCGAGACGATCCTGCGGGCGGCCGAGGCGGCGCGCGGCGGGGAGGGCGTGGACACGTACGCCATGGCGCATGCGTGGCTCTTCACCGGCCCTCCCGGCGCCGGGCGCTCCAACACGGCCGTGGCGTTTGCCGCGGCCCTGGTGTGCACGGACCCGCACGAGATCGGCTGCGGGCGCTGCGTGAACTGCCGCGGTGTCTTCTCCGGTTCCCACACCGACGTCGTCCGCATCGTGCCGGAGGAGTTGTCCATCTCGGTCGAGACGGTCCGCGGCATCATTCACCAGGCTTCGCGCCTGCCGACCGTGGGCGCGTGGCGGGTCATCATCATCGACGAGGCGGACCGCTTTTCGACGGCCGCGGCCGACGCCTTCCTCAAAACCGTCGAAGAGCCCCCTGCCTCAACCGTGATCATCCTGTCCGCGCCGTCGACGGACCCGGAAGACTTCTCTCCCACGCTGCGCTCGCGCTGCCGCCACGTGTACATCCCGGCACCGTCGGAAAGCGAGATCGTGCGGATTCTGACCCAAGAGGAAGGGGCGAGCGAGGACGTCGCTCGTCTGGCCGCGGCCGCGTCGCTGCACCACATCGGTCGGGCTCGCCGACTTGTGAAAGAGAAGGGTGCGCAGGTGCACCGGGCCCAGGTGATCAACCTGGCGGAGATGGTCTTCCACGGTGACGAGGCGTTCAAGGCCGTCGGTGCGCTGATCAAGGCCGCTGAGAATGAGGCGGTGGCCTCACACGAGGAGGCCGACGCTCTGGAGCGTGAGAAGCTGGAGCAGGCGCTCGGCGTGGGAGCGAAGGGTAAGGGGGCGGTGAAGGCCTTGCGGGGCGCGGCCTCCAGCGTGAAGAAGCTGGAGACGCAGCAGAAGGCCCGCGGCACGCGTCGCACCCGCGATGTACTCGACCTCGTGCTGGTGGACCTCGCTGGCGTGTACCGCGACGCGCTCGTCGTGCAGAGCGACGCGCGGGTGGGCCTGACGCACCCGGACTTCGAGGGCTTGTCCGCGGAGATCGCGCAACGCGTCTCGCGCGAGGGCCTCGTCGCGTGCCAGGACGCCATCGCGAAATGCCGCGAAGGCCTCGACCAGAACGTCACCCCGGTCATCGCCTTCAACGGCATGCTCGGCCGCATCCGCCAAGCCTGCAACGTTAAATAA
- the arsB gene encoding ACR3 family arsenite efflux transporter: MAPPVRPAHMSILDTLLPLWIVLAMITGLILGHVVPGLGSALGAFEVGGISLPIALGLFVMMYPPLAKVRYEKVRAITTDKRLMLVSLLLNWVVGPAFMFALAWIFLPDEPELRTGLIIVGLARCIAMVLVWSDLACGDREATVVLVAINSVFQVLMFGVLGWFYLQVLPSWLGLETTSAEFSFASIVSSVLVFLGIPLLAGILSRVIGERTIGRSWYEKKFLPAISPLAQLGLLYTIVLLFSLQGEHITSQPWTVARAAIPLLAYFIGMFTFALLASKASGMGYAQSASVSFTAAGNNFELAIAVAIGTFGTASAQALAGTIGPLIEIPVLVGLVYIILWVGPRLFPGDPTVPPNRTPFATSTTPKETIFS; this comes from the coding sequence ATGGCTCCACCGGTCAGACCCGCCCACATGTCCATCCTCGACACGCTCCTTCCGCTCTGGATCGTTCTGGCCATGATTACCGGGTTGATTCTCGGGCACGTTGTCCCCGGTCTCGGTAGCGCCCTTGGCGCCTTTGAGGTCGGTGGAATCTCATTGCCCATCGCGCTGGGGCTTTTCGTGATGATGTATCCTCCTCTGGCGAAGGTCCGCTACGAGAAGGTTCGAGCGATCACGACGGACAAGCGATTGATGCTTGTCTCGCTACTGCTCAACTGGGTTGTCGGCCCGGCTTTCATGTTTGCTTTGGCCTGGATTTTCCTGCCCGATGAGCCGGAACTGCGCACGGGCTTGATCATCGTGGGGTTGGCTCGTTGTATCGCAATGGTGCTTGTGTGGTCCGATCTGGCGTGCGGTGACCGTGAAGCAACAGTGGTGCTAGTAGCAATTAACTCGGTGTTTCAGGTTCTGATGTTCGGCGTTCTAGGTTGGTTCTACCTCCAGGTTCTTCCTTCCTGGTTAGGGCTAGAAACGACTTCCGCGGAATTCTCCTTCGCTTCAATCGTTAGCTCCGTGCTCGTTTTCTTGGGTATTCCGCTGCTGGCCGGAATCTTGTCTCGAGTGATCGGCGAGAGGACCATAGGGCGCAGTTGGTATGAGAAGAAGTTTCTACCCGCGATCTCGCCACTGGCCCAGCTCGGGCTCCTTTACACCATCGTTTTGCTGTTCTCGCTGCAGGGAGAGCACATCACTTCCCAGCCGTGGACCGTGGCACGCGCGGCAATCCCGCTGCTCGCCTATTTCATAGGCATGTTTACGTTTGCCCTGTTGGCTTCGAAAGCGTCCGGGATGGGTTATGCCCAGTCCGCGTCAGTGTCATTTACCGCAGCGGGCAACAATTTCGAGCTCGCCATCGCGGTGGCTATCGGCACATTCGGCACGGCCTCCGCGCAGGCTCTTGCGGGTACCATCGGCCCACTCATCGAAATTCCCGTATTGGTCGGGCTCGTCTATATCATTCTATGGGTTGGCCCTAGGCTCTTCCCGGGTGATCCCACTGTGCCCCCGAACCGAACCCCTTTTGCTACTTCCACCACGCCGAAAGAAACCATCTTCTCATGA
- a CDS encoding AMP-binding protein, whose protein sequence is MPPLNPLQRAAFTATSLGRFVRSANRAGLLGTEGKLKATLLTLPTLARYRFTTARELEQGSNVCPERNALIDDDGVLTYRQLRNQTRTVARWLLAQKEERGLDALRIGVMARNGRGIIIPMGAKGYAGGELFLLNVGSSPEQLAGIFEENNVNVLFIDDEFADRIPHESDIMQQVQVIWAHTSTAHGTYDSIDNIVAAGDEDLPRLPAFPEHGNIVLMSSGTSGIPKGILRPEPVLPFVVAGYLDAVPWRSGMAVQITASMFHTWGWSAVNVSLGARNTIVTQRVFNPENVFRQIDHYRCDGLLSSPIFFKQMLDLPGNERWDTSRLKFIASAGNALTPVIVERMTERFGPILANYYGSTELALAACAEPQLIAADPTVAGRVPPGTILRIYDDNDQEVSTGQVGRIFLNNETALKGYSNPETPIVTIDGLVEMGDLGYFDADGYLHVLSRNDDMIIVGGENVHPQSVTQTLERMPGIDDVHSGGVDDENTFQRIAVWVVRTLDDVGQKLTAEHVREWVRDNLADHSIPRDVNFVDELPRNATGKVVPRLLPPSQRGE, encoded by the coding sequence ATGCCGCCACTGAACCCCCTGCAGCGCGCCGCCTTTACCGCCACCTCTCTCGGCCGCTTCGTCAGGTCCGCGAATAGAGCAGGCCTCCTCGGCACGGAGGGAAAATTGAAGGCCACACTTTTGACTTTGCCGACATTGGCACGCTACCGGTTCACCACCGCCAGAGAGCTCGAGCAGGGGTCGAACGTGTGCCCAGAACGCAACGCGCTTATCGACGACGACGGTGTCCTCACCTACCGCCAGCTGCGCAACCAGACCCGCACGGTGGCGCGGTGGTTGCTCGCACAAAAAGAAGAGCGAGGTCTGGATGCGCTGCGTATCGGCGTCATGGCCCGTAACGGCCGTGGCATCATAATCCCGATGGGGGCGAAGGGTTACGCAGGCGGTGAACTCTTCCTGCTCAACGTCGGATCCTCCCCGGAGCAGCTCGCCGGAATCTTCGAGGAGAATAACGTCAACGTGCTATTCATTGACGACGAATTCGCTGACCGCATCCCCCACGAATCCGACATCATGCAGCAGGTGCAGGTGATCTGGGCCCACACGAGCACCGCCCACGGGACCTACGACTCCATAGATAACATTGTCGCAGCCGGTGATGAAGACCTCCCCCGTCTCCCCGCCTTTCCCGAGCACGGCAACATCGTTTTAATGTCCTCCGGCACCTCCGGTATCCCGAAGGGAATTCTGCGCCCCGAGCCCGTTCTTCCTTTCGTTGTCGCGGGGTACCTCGACGCCGTTCCCTGGCGTTCTGGCATGGCGGTGCAGATCACGGCTTCAATGTTCCACACCTGGGGCTGGTCGGCGGTCAACGTCTCGCTCGGCGCTCGAAACACCATCGTCACCCAGCGAGTGTTCAACCCCGAGAATGTCTTTCGTCAGATCGACCACTATCGCTGTGACGGGCTGCTATCGTCCCCCATTTTCTTCAAGCAGATGCTCGACCTCCCCGGCAATGAGCGATGGGACACGTCGCGCCTGAAGTTCATCGCCTCGGCCGGCAATGCTCTCACCCCGGTCATCGTTGAGCGCATGACTGAGCGGTTCGGTCCGATCCTTGCCAACTACTACGGTTCCACGGAGCTCGCCCTGGCCGCGTGCGCGGAGCCCCAGCTCATCGCCGCCGACCCGACCGTTGCGGGCCGAGTCCCTCCGGGCACGATCCTGCGCATTTACGACGATAACGATCAGGAAGTTTCCACAGGCCAGGTGGGGCGCATCTTCCTCAACAACGAGACGGCGCTCAAGGGGTACTCGAACCCCGAAACTCCCATCGTGACCATCGACGGTCTCGTGGAGATGGGCGACCTCGGATACTTCGACGCCGACGGGTACCTCCACGTGCTCAGCCGAAACGACGACATGATCATCGTCGGTGGAGAGAACGTTCACCCCCAGTCCGTCACCCAGACCCTCGAACGCATGCCCGGCATCGACGACGTCCATTCCGGCGGTGTCGACGACGAGAACACGTTCCAGCGTATTGCGGTGTGGGTGGTGCGAACCCTCGACGACGTCGGCCAGAAGCTCACCGCCGAGCACGTCCGCGAGTGGGTTCGCGACAACCTCGCAGACCACTCGATCCCCCGCGACGTCAACTTCGTCGACGAGCTGCCCCGCAACGCGACTGGCAAGGTGGTGCCTCGCCTGCTCCCGCCGTCGCAACGCGGAGAATAG